In Deltaproteobacteria bacterium, a single genomic region encodes these proteins:
- the sigJ gene encoding RNA polymerase sigma factor SigJ, whose protein sequence is MSIEDELVRERPRLLALAYRMLGSMAEAEDVVQDAYTRCSEMPRDAIRSLPALLTTVVTRLSINALQSARVRREQYVGPWFPEPVTELAEIDPASISFAFLLLLETLGPSERAAFLLHKVFDYTHDEIADTLGIEVTASRQLVHRAKQHIERGKPRFRSDPMQVAQLQARFAEVARGGDVAQLRALLTDDVVARADHGGKASAARKPLVGADTVSKFIHGLLSKMPSWGAWLQTLDINGEPATIARTDALLISVLTFVLDGERVAEINMVRNPDKLEHLAAHLGLAVYREPGLA, encoded by the coding sequence ATGAGCATCGAGGACGAGCTGGTGCGCGAGCGTCCGCGCCTGCTCGCGCTGGCGTATCGCATGCTCGGCAGCATGGCCGAGGCCGAGGACGTGGTGCAGGACGCCTACACGCGCTGCAGCGAGATGCCGCGCGACGCCATCCGCTCGCTGCCGGCGCTGCTCACCACCGTGGTCACGCGCCTGTCGATCAATGCCCTGCAATCGGCCCGCGTGCGCCGCGAGCAGTATGTCGGGCCATGGTTCCCCGAGCCAGTCACCGAGCTGGCGGAGATCGATCCCGCGTCGATCTCCTTCGCGTTCCTGCTGCTGCTCGAGACGCTCGGGCCCAGCGAGCGCGCGGCGTTCCTGCTGCACAAGGTGTTCGACTACACCCACGACGAGATCGCCGACACGCTCGGCATCGAGGTCACGGCCTCGCGTCAGCTGGTCCACCGCGCCAAGCAGCACATCGAGCGCGGCAAGCCCCGCTTCCGCAGCGACCCGATGCAAGTCGCGCAGCTGCAGGCCCGCTTCGCCGAGGTCGCGCGGGGTGGCGATGTCGCCCAGCTGCGGGCGCTGCTCACCGACGACGTGGTCGCCCGCGCCGATCACGGCGGCAAGGCCTCGGCCGCACGCAAGCCGCTGGTGGGCGCCGACACCGTGTCCAAGTTCATCCACGGTCTGCTGTCGAAGATGCCCAGCTGGGGTGCGTGGCTGCAGACCCTCGACATCAACGGCGAGCCCGCGACCATCGCTCGCACCGACGCGCTGCTGATCTCCGTGCTGACCTTCGTGCTCGACGGCGAGCGCGTGGCGGAGATCAACATGGTCCGCAACCCCGACAAGCTCGAGCACCTCGCGGCCCACCTCGGGCTCGCGGTCTACCGTGAGCCCGGCCTGGCGTAG
- a CDS encoding serine/threonine protein kinase: protein MAITEPDHDGDAVGDAETLVGLGRTRPADSRGEASGDGLDELDALEDRLLHRELKARLFGSDVQVRIGRYDVMRRIGGGGMGTVYVAHDADLDRRVALKLLRPDRHHGAQRMLQEARALARLTSPHVVAIHEVGTHEGLVYLAMELVQGRTLRQWLQEPRPRHEIFAVFLQAAKGLQAAHAARLVHRDVKPDNLLIGDDGRVRVVDFGLAKAGDEREATPTPAAVPTADTVALTVTGALLGTPAYMAPEQFLGAAVDARTDVFAFCVMLFETLAGQRPFDGDDVPTLARAVVDTRARRFEAAGVPDALARLIDRGLSREPRERPATMSPYVEALEAVLVARPRRPARRVAFVGLMVASGAAVYAGARQRFDAMTTGTADAGVHVGEAVADDAEEAAALAPLLDATAPTDRLALAEAFLADHGESAAPWRRAIAHAAAAAVQWQRSCTAAVDGLCVVTGPEARVDCDVPPLRPLTRIARDPELVASARRHLDAVMAVAGVAAGGDDGERVAFAAAVADASLTLADADLEVYLELTPPGDLDFEGARGLSEQAFGLFIDRMMTDGERLVTRYAAVKPYRDVRANLRAAGRTGLLYEAVASAILRAGPGVDAQQACAELSAGFVDPVRVLAADAYDWCLDAADAADLRGDAAAHWCLLRAPLARPSP from the coding sequence ATGGCGATCACCGAGCCCGACCACGACGGCGACGCCGTCGGCGATGCCGAGACGCTCGTCGGTCTCGGGCGCACGCGGCCCGCCGATTCGCGCGGCGAGGCCTCCGGTGACGGCCTCGATGAACTCGATGCGCTCGAGGATCGGTTGCTCCACCGCGAGCTCAAGGCGCGGCTGTTCGGAAGCGACGTCCAGGTGCGGATCGGGCGCTACGACGTGATGCGCCGCATCGGTGGCGGTGGCATGGGCACGGTCTACGTCGCCCACGACGCCGATCTCGACCGACGCGTCGCGCTCAAGCTGCTGCGACCCGATCGACATCACGGCGCGCAGCGCATGCTGCAAGAGGCACGCGCATTGGCGCGCCTGACCTCGCCGCACGTGGTCGCGATCCACGAGGTCGGGACCCACGAGGGGCTGGTCTACCTCGCGATGGAGCTGGTTCAGGGGCGAACGTTGCGGCAGTGGCTGCAGGAACCACGCCCACGTCACGAGATCTTCGCCGTGTTCCTGCAGGCTGCGAAGGGCTTGCAGGCGGCCCATGCTGCCCGGCTCGTGCATCGCGACGTCAAGCCCGACAACCTGCTCATCGGTGACGACGGGCGCGTGCGGGTGGTCGACTTCGGGCTCGCCAAAGCCGGTGACGAGCGCGAGGCCACGCCCACGCCCGCGGCGGTACCCACTGCGGACACCGTCGCGCTCACGGTCACCGGTGCGCTGCTCGGCACGCCCGCATACATGGCGCCCGAGCAGTTCCTCGGCGCGGCCGTCGATGCCCGAACCGACGTCTTCGCGTTCTGCGTGATGTTGTTCGAGACGCTCGCGGGGCAGCGGCCGTTCGATGGCGACGACGTGCCGACCTTGGCGCGCGCGGTCGTCGACACGCGAGCGCGCCGGTTCGAGGCCGCGGGCGTACCGGATGCGCTCGCGCGCTTGATCGACCGCGGCTTGTCACGGGAGCCCCGCGAGCGGCCGGCGACGATGTCACCGTACGTGGAGGCGCTCGAGGCGGTGTTGGTCGCGCGCCCGCGACGGCCGGCCCGACGCGTCGCGTTCGTGGGGCTGATGGTAGCGTCGGGCGCGGCGGTGTACGCCGGTGCGCGTCAACGGTTTGATGCGATGACGACGGGCACGGCCGATGCCGGCGTCCACGTCGGCGAAGCCGTCGCGGACGATGCCGAGGAGGCGGCCGCGCTGGCGCCGTTGCTGGACGCCACCGCGCCGACCGACCGTCTCGCGCTCGCCGAAGCGTTCCTCGCCGACCATGGCGAGTCCGCCGCGCCGTGGCGACGCGCGATCGCCCACGCCGCCGCCGCCGCGGTGCAGTGGCAACGATCGTGCACCGCCGCGGTCGATGGTCTATGCGTCGTGACCGGGCCCGAGGCGCGCGTCGACTGTGACGTGCCGCCGCTGCGACCGCTGACGCGGATCGCTCGCGATCCCGAGTTGGTCGCGAGCGCGCGCCGGCACCTCGACGCGGTGATGGCCGTCGCGGGCGTGGCGGCCGGCGGTGACGACGGCGAACGTGTCGCGTTCGCCGCGGCGGTGGCCGATGCGAGCCTGACATTGGCCGACGCGGACCTCGAGGTCTATCTCGAGCTGACGCCGCCCGGCGACCTCGACTTCGAAGGGGCGCGGGGACTGTCGGAGCAGGCCTTCGGGCTGTTCATCGATCGCATGATGACCGACGGCGAGCGACTGGTGACGCGCTACGCCGCGGTGAAGCCGTACCGTGACGTCCGCGCCAACCTCCGCGCAGCAGGTCGTACCGGCCTGCTGTACGAGGCCGTCGCCTCCGCGATCCTCCGCGCGGGCCCCGGGGTCGACGCGCAGCAGGCGTGTGCCGAGCTGAGTGCCGGGTTCGTCGATCCCGTCCGCGTCCTCGCGGCCGACGCGTACGACTGGTGCCTCGACGCGGCCGACGCGGCCGATCTCCGGGGCGACGCGGCCGCGCACTGGTGTCTCCTGCGAGCGCCGCTGGCGAGGCCCTCGCCGTGA
- a CDS encoding SDR family oxidoreductase: MSHASSNASTPITTICIVGASGKLGRYMIQHALERGYAVVGVCRAQSVGKLADFADRITIVPGATNDPEVIRRAVAGCDGVLTVLAPWGVQQYASGTAQAVLDHALAHARLVFSCGWHITRDGKDVYSPWFRAMVATFGAIARLVRFAELDDQVEACRRIFASGRAWTVVRGSDLEEGPSQGLPVWSRHVGDPILASNRTRRIDFARFMVEALTDASLVGEAPAIVGCGTASALAHVAAGPGSNAAASAELRA, encoded by the coding sequence ATGTCCCACGCCAGCTCGAACGCCAGCACGCCCATCACGACGATCTGCATCGTCGGTGCCTCCGGCAAGCTCGGCCGCTACATGATCCAGCACGCGCTCGAGCGCGGCTACGCGGTGGTCGGCGTGTGCCGGGCGCAGAGCGTGGGGAAGCTGGCCGACTTCGCCGATCGCATCACCATCGTGCCCGGCGCGACCAACGATCCCGAGGTGATCCGCCGCGCGGTCGCGGGCTGCGACGGCGTGCTCACGGTACTGGCCCCGTGGGGCGTGCAGCAGTACGCGTCCGGCACGGCACAGGCGGTGCTCGACCACGCCCTCGCCCACGCGCGCCTGGTGTTCTCGTGCGGGTGGCACATCACCCGCGACGGCAAGGACGTCTACTCGCCGTGGTTTCGCGCCATGGTCGCGACGTTCGGCGCGATCGCCCGTCTGGTGCGCTTCGCCGAGCTCGATGATCAGGTCGAGGCGTGCCGACGCATCTTCGCGAGCGGCCGCGCGTGGACGGTCGTGCGCGGCAGCGACCTCGAGGAGGGCCCGAGCCAAGGCCTGCCGGTGTGGAGCCGCCACGTCGGCGATCCGATCCTCGCCAGCAACCGCACGCGCCGCATCGACTTCGCGCGGTTCATGGTCGAGGCCCTCACCGACGCGTCGCTGGTGGGCGAGGCGCCCGCGATCGTCGGCTGCGGGACCGCCTCGGCGCTGGCCCACGTGGCGGCGGGGCCCGGCTCGAACGCGGCTGCGTCCGCCGAGCTGCGCGCCTAG
- a CDS encoding LysR family transcriptional regulator, giving the protein MDWRSVRFDWNRARAFLVTAEEGSFSAAARALRMAQPTVGRQVAALEEELGVALFERVGSGLELTAAGLDLLAHVRSMGEAATRLSLGATGQATAVEGHVCITASELISAFLLPPVVARLRREHPGIELEIIASNAARDLRRREADIAIRNFTPTQTELIATKIDDRAARLYATPAYLKRLGNPRTAADLRDAEFLAFDRTDLMIKGLRALGIEVGPANFPIVTDNHLVQWELAKHGVGICIVMDEVGDAEPAVRRVLPGLAPLPVPLWLATHRELRTSRRIRVVFDALAQGLRRPQARAAAATRTRASRSR; this is encoded by the coding sequence ATGGACTGGCGATCCGTCCGCTTCGACTGGAACCGCGCCCGTGCCTTCCTCGTGACCGCGGAAGAGGGCTCGTTCTCGGCGGCCGCACGGGCCCTGCGGATGGCGCAGCCCACCGTCGGTCGGCAGGTCGCCGCGCTCGAGGAGGAGCTCGGGGTCGCGTTGTTCGAGCGGGTCGGCAGCGGGTTGGAGCTCACCGCTGCGGGGCTCGACCTGCTCGCGCACGTGCGCTCGATGGGTGAGGCCGCGACCCGGCTCTCGCTGGGCGCGACCGGGCAGGCGACCGCGGTCGAGGGCCACGTGTGCATAACCGCCAGCGAGCTGATCTCGGCGTTCCTGCTGCCGCCGGTCGTCGCCCGCCTGCGACGCGAGCATCCCGGCATCGAGCTCGAGATCATCGCTTCGAATGCGGCCCGCGATCTGCGTCGGCGCGAGGCCGACATCGCGATCCGAAACTTCACGCCCACGCAGACCGAGCTCATCGCGACCAAGATCGACGACCGCGCGGCGCGGCTGTACGCCACGCCGGCGTACCTGAAGCGGCTCGGCAACCCGCGCACGGCCGCGGACCTGCGCGACGCGGAGTTCCTCGCGTTCGATCGCACCGACCTCATGATCAAGGGCCTGCGTGCGCTCGGGATCGAGGTCGGCCCGGCCAACTTCCCGATCGTCACCGACAACCACCTCGTGCAGTGGGAGCTCGCGAAGCACGGGGTCGGCATCTGCATCGTGATGGACGAGGTCGGCGACGCCGAGCCGGCGGTCCGCCGCGTGCTACCCGGGCTGGCGCCGCTGCCGGTGCCGCTGTGGCTCGCGACCCACCGCGAGCTGCGGACGAGTCGGCGGATCCGCGTGGTGTTCGACGCACTCGCGCAGGGCCTGCGGCGTCCCCAGGCGCGGGCCGCCGCGGCCACCCGCACCCGCGCGTCGCGGTCGCGCTGA
- a CDS encoding sigma-70 family RNA polymerase sigma factor — translation MDDDAELLARWREGDRRAGEQLFERYFKTLARFFRNKGSDRMDDLIQQTVLGLLEASASFRAEGSFRSFVFGVAYNVLRNHYRAQRRDDAHLDFGETSVFDLAPDAHELIAHAQEQRLLLQGLRRIPLEHQVLLELYFWEPLGAAEIAAALGVPEGTVRTRIRRAKALLQQALAELSADRALLESTISNLDDWARALRRG, via the coding sequence ATGGACGACGACGCCGAGCTGCTCGCGCGCTGGCGCGAGGGAGATCGGCGCGCGGGAGAGCAGCTCTTCGAGCGCTACTTCAAGACGCTCGCGCGGTTCTTCCGCAACAAGGGTTCCGACCGCATGGACGATCTCATCCAGCAGACGGTACTCGGCCTGCTCGAGGCCAGCGCGAGCTTCCGCGCCGAGGGTAGCTTCCGCAGCTTCGTGTTCGGCGTCGCGTACAACGTGCTGCGCAATCACTACCGGGCGCAGCGTCGCGACGATGCCCACCTCGATTTCGGTGAGACCTCGGTCTTCGATCTCGCCCCCGACGCGCACGAGTTGATCGCGCACGCGCAGGAGCAGCGACTGTTGCTGCAGGGCCTGCGGCGAATCCCGCTCGAACACCAGGTGCTGCTCGAGCTCTACTTCTGGGAGCCGCTCGGGGCCGCCGAGATCGCGGCGGCCCTCGGCGTGCCCGAAGGCACCGTGCGGACGCGGATCCGTCGCGCCAAGGCGCTGCTGCAGCAGGCGCTGGCGGAACTCTCGGCCGATCGCGCGCTGCTCGAGAGTACGATCAGCAACCTCGACGACTGGGCACGCGCGCTGCGTCGAGGCTGA
- a CDS encoding FAD-dependent oxidoreductase — protein sequence MGETIRDVVVVGAGYAGMRAALRLAWRAPQLAITLVDPRATFSQRVRLHQLACGQPVAAPSLADWCARAGITFVQARARGLDRRRAILQTDGGELHYDRLVLALGSTAELTTPGAHDHAYSIAHEAGARALASRLQALPSGARVAVVGGGLTGIEAASEIAESFGQLSVQLLTRATLGEGALAPGGRARVLRAFARLGVTLREGFEVVAVEPGRVIGTQGAEAVDACVWSSGFRATPWAREVGLPTGALDRLRVDRTLRCIDDPRIYGIGDAAAPEPARGAPSLMSCRLALPMAGVAADNLAGELRGRTPRSFTATDAGRCVSLGRELGLVQLHRTDGRLRDASLGGTAAAWTKERICRFTVWLLEREANAAARARRRALAPAEVAA from the coding sequence ATGGGCGAGACGATTCGAGACGTGGTGGTGGTGGGTGCGGGCTACGCGGGCATGCGCGCGGCGTTGCGGCTGGCCTGGCGGGCACCGCAGCTGGCGATCACCCTGGTCGATCCGCGCGCGACCTTCTCGCAGCGCGTGCGGCTGCATCAGCTGGCATGTGGGCAGCCGGTGGCCGCGCCGTCGCTCGCGGACTGGTGCGCACGCGCGGGCATCACCTTCGTGCAGGCGCGCGCCCGCGGCCTCGATCGCCGGCGCGCAATCCTGCAGACCGACGGCGGCGAGCTGCACTACGATCGCCTGGTGCTGGCGCTCGGCTCGACCGCAGAGCTCACGACCCCCGGGGCCCACGATCACGCGTACTCGATCGCCCACGAGGCCGGCGCGCGCGCGCTGGCCTCGCGGCTGCAGGCGCTGCCGTCCGGCGCCCGCGTGGCGGTGGTCGGCGGTGGGCTCACCGGCATCGAGGCGGCCAGCGAGATCGCCGAGAGCTTCGGCCAGCTCTCGGTGCAGCTGCTGACGCGGGCGACCCTCGGCGAGGGCGCGCTCGCCCCCGGCGGCCGCGCGCGGGTGCTGCGGGCGTTCGCACGCCTGGGCGTGACGCTGCGCGAGGGCTTCGAGGTCGTCGCGGTCGAGCCCGGTCGTGTGATCGGCACGCAGGGCGCCGAGGCCGTCGATGCGTGCGTGTGGAGCTCGGGCTTCCGCGCGACGCCGTGGGCCCGCGAGGTCGGGCTGCCGACCGGCGCGCTGGATCGCCTGCGGGTCGATCGCACGCTGCGCTGCATCGACGACCCGCGCATCTACGGCATCGGCGACGCGGCCGCACCCGAGCCCGCGCGTGGGGCCCCGAGCCTGATGTCGTGTCGGCTCGCGCTGCCGATGGCGGGCGTGGCCGCCGACAACCTGGCCGGCGAGCTACGCGGTCGCACGCCGCGGAGCTTCACCGCGACCGATGCTGGCCGCTGCGTCAGCCTCGGCCGCGAGCTCGGTCTGGTGCAGCTGCACCGCACCGACGGCCGCCTGCGCGACGCGAGCCTCGGCGGCACCGCGGCGGCGTGGACCAAGGAACGCATCTGTCGCTTCACCGTGTGGCTGCTCGAGCGCGAGGCCAACGCAGCCGCACGGGCACGTCGGCGCGCGCTGGCGCCGGCGGAGGTCGCCGCATGA